A single Macaca mulatta isolate MMU2019108-1 chromosome 15, T2T-MMU8v2.0, whole genome shotgun sequence DNA region contains:
- the RPS6 gene encoding small ribosomal subunit protein eS6 isoform X2, with protein MATEVAADALGEEWKGYVVRISGGNDKQGFPMKQGVLTHGRVRLLLSKGHSCYRPRRTGERKRKSVRGCIVDANLSVLNLVIVKKGEKDIPGLTDTTVPRRLGPKRASRIRKLFNLSKEDDVRQYVVRKPLNKEGKKPRTKAPKIQRLVTPRVLQHKRRRIALKKQRTKKNKEEAAEYAKLLAKRMKEAKEKRQEQIAKRRRLSSLRASTSKSESSQK; from the exons GGTTATGTGGTCCGAATCAGTGGTGGGAACGACAAACAAGGTTTCCCCATGAAGCAGGGTGTCTTGACCCATGGCCGTGTCCGCCTGCTACTGAGTAAGGGGCATTCCTGTTACAGACCAAGGAGAacgggagaaagaaagagaaaatcagttCGTGGTTGCATTGTGGATGCCAATCTGAGCGTTCTCAACTTGGTTATTGTAAAAAAAG GAGAGAAGGATATTCCTGGACTGACTGATACTACAGTTCCTCGCCGCCTGGGCCCCAAAAGAGCTAGCAGAATCCGCAAACTTTTCAATCTCTCTAAAGAAGATGACGTCCGCCAGTATGTTGTAAGAAAGCCCTTAAACAAAGAAG GTAAGAAACCTAGGACCAAAGCACCCAAGATTCAGCGTCTTGTTACTCCACGTGTCCTGCAGCACAAACGGCGGCGTATTGCTCTGAAGAAGCAGCGTACtaagaaaaacaaggaagaggCTGCAGAATATGCTAAACTTTTGGCCAAAAGAATGAAG gagGCTAAGGAGAAGCGCCAGGAACAAATTGCAAAGAGACGCAGACTTTCCTCTCTGCGAGCTTCTACTTCTAAGTCTGAATCCAGTCAGAAATAA